From Micromonospora rhizosphaerae, the proteins below share one genomic window:
- a CDS encoding DUF2795 domain-containing protein, producing MERVSSKHSPRVDDNMSQEVSGLVQGPGAGGSRVEEDRQPEPAGEDQPEPKTVTAGPSRGGNPQGMSMDDVEGRSRLGRYITMSALPGDRETLIANARENDAPDDIIADLATLPDGTRYETVSEVWAALGHKNETTRW from the coding sequence ATGGAACGTGTCAGCAGCAAGCACTCGCCCAGGGTCGACGACAACATGAGCCAGGAGGTCAGCGGCCTGGTGCAGGGGCCGGGGGCCGGGGGCTCGCGGGTCGAGGAGGACCGCCAGCCGGAGCCGGCGGGCGAGGACCAGCCGGAGCCGAAGACGGTGACGGCCGGGCCGAGCCGCGGCGGCAACCCGCAGGGGATGAGCATGGACGACGTCGAGGGGCGGAGCCGCCTGGGCCGCTACATCACCATGTCGGCCCTGCCCGGCGACCGGGAGACGCTGATCGCCAACGCGCGGGAGAACGACGCGCCGGACGACATCATCGCCGACCTGGCGACCCTGCCGGACGGGACCCGTTACGAGACTGTCTCCGAGGTGTGGGCCGCGCTCGGGCACAAGAACGAGACGACACGCTGGTGA
- a CDS encoding YihY/virulence factor BrkB family protein yields the protein MAATTEPAVTGRQRARIPRRVRQLSWATWRGVLVRSGRNFVTDNCADWAAALTYYGVLALFPSAIVVVALVGLVSDGQRTVDTVIDLAREIGAGSVVGNDAFVKVVRGVVNQQGSAKVLLSFGLLGALWSASGFIGAFTRASNAVYGVEEGRPFYRLRPLQIGLAGVSLVLLAVVATGLIVSGPVTDAVGDLLHAGGLARTVWSVTKWPALALVMMTLLSLLFWIAPNVRQPRFRWLTPGGALALLAWVVASFGFGLYVANFGSYDVTYGSLGAVIAFLVWLYLSNCALMLGVQVNAEVQRGRVLQAGAGDPGEPVLPPRAPADS from the coding sequence ATGGCAGCGACGACGGAGCCGGCGGTCACCGGCCGACAGCGGGCCCGGATCCCCCGCCGGGTGCGCCAGCTGAGCTGGGCCACCTGGCGCGGCGTGCTGGTCCGCAGCGGGCGGAACTTCGTGACGGACAACTGCGCCGACTGGGCGGCGGCGCTCACCTACTACGGGGTGCTGGCGCTCTTCCCCTCCGCCATCGTGGTGGTCGCCCTGGTCGGGCTGGTCTCCGACGGCCAGCGCACCGTGGACACCGTGATCGACCTGGCCCGGGAGATCGGCGCGGGCTCGGTGGTGGGCAACGACGCCTTCGTCAAGGTGGTCCGCGGCGTGGTCAACCAGCAGGGTTCGGCAAAGGTGCTGCTCAGCTTCGGTCTGCTCGGCGCGCTCTGGTCCGCCTCCGGCTTCATCGGGGCCTTCACCCGGGCGTCCAACGCCGTCTACGGGGTCGAGGAGGGGCGGCCGTTCTACCGGCTGCGGCCGTTGCAGATCGGCCTGGCCGGGGTGTCCCTGGTCCTGCTCGCGGTGGTCGCCACCGGCCTGATCGTCAGCGGACCGGTCACCGACGCGGTCGGCGACCTGCTGCACGCCGGCGGGCTGGCCCGCACGGTGTGGAGCGTCACCAAGTGGCCGGCGCTCGCGCTGGTGATGATGACTCTGTTGTCGCTGCTGTTCTGGATCGCACCGAACGTCCGGCAGCCGCGGTTCCGCTGGCTCACCCCGGGCGGCGCGCTCGCCCTGCTCGCCTGGGTGGTCGCCTCCTTCGGCTTCGGCCTCTACGTGGCCAACTTCGGCTCGTACGACGTGACCTACGGCAGCCTGGGCGCGGTCATCGCCTTCCTGGTCTGGCTCTACCTGTCCAACTGCGCACTGATGCTGGGCGTGCAGGTCAACGCCGAGGTGCAGCGCGGCCGCGTGTTGCAGGCCGGCGCCGGGGACCCGGGCGAGCCGGTCCTGCCGCCCAGGGCGCCGGCCGATTCGTGA
- a CDS encoding ChaB family protein: protein MPGREVLPSTLRRSPDKAQRTWEKTHDSAVETYGEGERAHRSAFAAVKHKFEKVGDHWEPKGRKGPSDRQAAGGGPARRAPTATGVDANAPKDHLMQVAKKLDVPGRSRMTKPELVKAIQKANAKATREARGGR, encoded by the coding sequence ATGCCCGGGCGCGAGGTACTGCCCAGCACGCTGCGGCGCTCCCCAGACAAGGCCCAGCGGACGTGGGAGAAGACGCACGACTCGGCCGTGGAGACGTACGGCGAGGGGGAGCGGGCGCACCGCAGCGCCTTCGCCGCCGTGAAGCACAAGTTCGAGAAGGTGGGCGACCACTGGGAGCCGAAGGGGCGCAAGGGCCCGAGCGACCGGCAGGCCGCCGGGGGTGGTCCCGCGCGGCGGGCGCCCACCGCCACCGGGGTGGATGCCAACGCCCCCAAGGACCACCTGATGCAGGTCGCCAAGAAGCTCGACGTGCCGGGCCGGTCCCGGATGACCAAGCCGGAACTGGTCAAGGCGATCCAGAAGGCGAACGCCAAGGCGACCCGCGAGGCGCGCGGCGGCCGCTGA
- a CDS encoding aldehyde dehydrogenase family protein has protein sequence MYTVAQLIGGVWGAGGEGGELVVHDPADGTPVTTVPVATADEVGKAVEAAGGVATEWAATAPAERAAALHRAADAVQAVAEELAQATTAEMGKPLGDARGGVAAGVGTLRQYAELGPLRGGRTLHGGHAAMDFMAPEPRGLVAAITPWNDPVAVSCGLLGAALVTGNVVLYKPSERTPGTGWLLAKALDSALPAGVLSLLTGGPEVGAALAGQEVDVVAHVGSTATGRTIAAAGARTGAKVLLENGGSDPLVVDANVDPVWAADQAALGCFANAGQICVAVERIYVHRDVAEDFVDALVDRAEALRTGPGRDPETQLGPLVDRRHRDHVHGQVTAAVAEGARIRTGGRLPDGPGAFYPATVVTDCRHEMALVREETFGPVAPVIVVDSFSEGLRCAADSPYGLAATVLTGSMSHAHRAWRELPVGTVKINAVFGGAPGGAAQPRRGSGQGFGYGPELLDEFSTVKTVHIEAPGGGHW, from the coding sequence ATGTACACGGTTGCGCAGCTCATAGGTGGAGTGTGGGGCGCGGGCGGCGAGGGGGGCGAGCTGGTCGTACACGATCCGGCCGACGGCACCCCGGTCACCACCGTGCCGGTGGCGACAGCGGACGAGGTGGGCAAGGCGGTCGAGGCCGCCGGGGGCGTGGCGACGGAGTGGGCGGCGACCGCGCCCGCGGAGCGGGCGGCGGCGCTGCACCGCGCCGCGGACGCGGTCCAGGCCGTCGCCGAGGAGCTGGCGCAGGCGACGACGGCGGAGATGGGCAAGCCGCTGGGCGACGCGCGCGGCGGGGTGGCGGCCGGCGTCGGCACGCTGCGCCAGTACGCGGAGCTGGGCCCGCTCCGGGGCGGGCGGACGCTGCACGGCGGCCATGCGGCGATGGACTTCATGGCCCCCGAGCCGCGCGGCCTGGTCGCGGCGATCACCCCGTGGAACGACCCGGTGGCGGTCTCCTGCGGGCTGCTCGGCGCGGCCCTGGTCACCGGCAACGTGGTGCTCTACAAGCCGAGCGAGCGGACGCCGGGCACCGGCTGGCTGCTGGCGAAGGCCCTGGACTCCGCGCTGCCGGCCGGGGTGCTGTCGCTGCTCACCGGCGGCCCGGAGGTGGGCGCGGCGCTGGCCGGCCAGGAGGTGGACGTGGTGGCGCACGTCGGTTCCACGGCCACCGGCCGGACGATCGCCGCCGCCGGCGCACGGACCGGCGCCAAGGTGCTGCTGGAGAACGGCGGCAGTGACCCGCTGGTCGTGGACGCCAACGTCGACCCGGTGTGGGCGGCCGACCAGGCGGCGCTGGGGTGCTTCGCCAACGCCGGGCAGATCTGCGTGGCGGTGGAACGGATCTACGTGCACCGGGACGTGGCCGAGGACTTCGTCGACGCGCTGGTCGACCGGGCCGAGGCGCTGAGGACGGGGCCCGGCCGGGACCCGGAGACGCAGCTCGGGCCGCTGGTGGACCGGCGGCACCGGGACCACGTGCACGGGCAGGTCACCGCCGCGGTGGCCGAGGGAGCGCGGATCCGCACCGGCGGGAGGCTGCCGGACGGCCCGGGGGCGTTCTACCCGGCCACCGTGGTCACCGACTGCCGGCACGAGATGGCGCTGGTCCGCGAGGAGACCTTCGGCCCGGTCGCCCCGGTGATCGTGGTCGACTCGTTCAGCGAGGGGCTGCGCTGCGCCGCCGACTCCCCGTACGGGCTGGCGGCCACGGTGCTCACCGGGTCGATGAGCCACGCGCACCGGGCCTGGCGGGAACTGCCGGTGGGCACCGTCAAGATCAACGCGGTCTTCGGGGGCGCGCCGGGCGGTGCCGCGCAGCCGCGCCGCGGCAGCGGTCAGGGCTTCGGGTACGGCCCGGAACTGCTCGACGAGTTCAGCACGGTGAAGACGGTGCACATCGAGGCCCCCGGCGGCGGCCACTGGTGA
- a CDS encoding phytoene desaturase family protein, with protein sequence MISTGAESADAVVIGAGHNGLVAANLLADAGWDVLVLEATEVPGGAVRSAVVTVPGYLSDLYSSFYPLGYASPVLRRLDLDRYGLNWTHAPDVLAHLLPDGRAAVINRDLDATAASLETFAPGDGQRWRNAYAGWLAVAEPMLATITTPFPPVRGGLTLLRRLRVSGALRLARRLVVPVRKLGEELFDGEGGPALLAGCALHTDLSPEEAGSGVYGWLLAMLGQQVGWPVPVGGAQKITDALVARLKERGGRIDYGARVDRVLVARGRATGVRTVGGATWRARRAVLADVPAPALYLDLVGAALLPPRLVEDLAHFKWDGSTLKVDWALSAPVPWKNRAVAGAGTVHLGADLNGLTSYSAALARGELPRDPFLLVGQMSVADPNHSPAGTESLWSYTHLPFRREWRAEEVAAHVERMEEVLEDAAPGFRNLILGRHVAGPAELEKGDPSLVGGAIGGGTGAAYQQLFLRPIPGLGRADTPVDRLFLASSSAHPGGGVHGAPGANAARAALARDRAVTGDLYAGVIGAAHRVVYR encoded by the coding sequence ATGATTTCGACCGGCGCGGAGAGTGCGGACGCCGTCGTCATCGGCGCCGGCCACAACGGTCTGGTGGCCGCCAACCTGCTGGCCGACGCGGGCTGGGACGTCCTGGTACTGGAGGCGACCGAGGTGCCGGGCGGCGCGGTCCGCTCCGCCGTTGTGACCGTCCCCGGCTACCTCAGCGACCTTTACAGCTCCTTCTACCCCCTCGGGTACGCCTCGCCGGTGCTGCGCCGGCTGGACCTGGACCGGTACGGCCTCAACTGGACCCACGCCCCGGACGTCCTGGCCCACCTGCTGCCCGACGGGCGCGCCGCGGTGATCAACCGGGACCTGGACGCCACCGCCGCCTCGCTGGAGACGTTCGCGCCCGGCGACGGGCAGCGCTGGCGCAACGCGTACGCCGGCTGGCTGGCGGTGGCCGAGCCGATGCTCGCCACCATCACCACGCCCTTCCCGCCGGTGCGCGGCGGGTTGACCCTGCTGCGCCGGCTGCGCGTCTCCGGCGCGCTCCGGCTGGCCCGCCGGCTGGTGGTGCCGGTCCGGAAGCTGGGCGAGGAGCTCTTCGACGGCGAGGGCGGGCCGGCCCTGCTCGCCGGCTGCGCGCTGCACACCGATCTCTCCCCCGAGGAAGCCGGCTCCGGGGTGTACGGCTGGCTGCTCGCCATGCTCGGCCAGCAGGTCGGCTGGCCGGTCCCGGTCGGCGGCGCGCAGAAGATCACCGACGCGCTGGTGGCCCGGCTGAAGGAGCGCGGCGGCCGGATCGACTACGGCGCCCGGGTCGACCGGGTGCTTGTCGCGCGGGGTCGGGCCACGGGAGTCCGCACCGTCGGCGGCGCCACCTGGCGGGCCCGGCGCGCGGTGCTGGCCGACGTGCCGGCGCCGGCCCTCTATCTGGACCTGGTCGGCGCGGCGCTGCTGCCGCCCCGGCTGGTGGAGGACCTTGCCCACTTCAAGTGGGACGGGTCCACGCTCAAGGTGGACTGGGCCCTGTCCGCGCCGGTGCCGTGGAAGAACCGGGCCGTGGCGGGCGCCGGCACGGTGCACCTCGGCGCCGACCTGAACGGGCTGACCAGCTACTCCGCCGCGCTCGCCCGGGGCGAGCTGCCGCGCGACCCGTTCCTGCTGGTCGGACAGATGTCGGTGGCGGACCCGAACCACTCCCCGGCGGGCACCGAGTCGCTCTGGTCGTACACCCATCTGCCGTTCCGCCGGGAATGGCGGGCCGAGGAGGTGGCGGCGCACGTCGAGCGGATGGAGGAGGTGCTGGAGGACGCCGCGCCCGGCTTCCGCAACCTGATCCTGGGCCGGCACGTGGCCGGCCCGGCCGAGCTCGAGAAGGGCGACCCGAGCCTGGTCGGCGGCGCGATCGGCGGCGGCACCGGGGCCGCGTACCAGCAGCTCTTCCTGCGCCCGATCCCCGGCCTGGGCCGCGCGGACACCCCGGTGGACCGGCTCTTCCTGGCGAGCTCGTCGGCCCACCCCGGGGGCGGCGTGCACGGCGCCCCCGGGGCGAACGCCGCCCGGGCCGCCCTGGCCCGGGACCGCGCGGTCACCGGCGATCTCTACGCCGGTGTGATCGGCGCCGCGCACCGGGTGGTGTACCGCTGA
- a CDS encoding polyprenol monophosphomannose synthase, producing the protein MIEPVQLPSPWRDARLTVVVPTYNEAGNLPVLVERLLALPLPGLKVLVADDNSPDGTGEVADKLAIEHPDRVQVVHRAGKEGLGRAYVDGIGRALDGGADYVAQMDADLSHPPEALPGMLGALLSTRAGVVIGSRYVPGGQLDEAWPLYRRALSGWANLYVHTLLQVRIRDLTAGFKIWRADALRDIGLDRVQSNGYSFQVEMHYLATKLGHTILEVPIRFEERREGTSKMTTATKIESALMPFKLRARHRNIQR; encoded by the coding sequence ATGATCGAACCCGTGCAGTTGCCCTCGCCCTGGCGGGACGCACGCCTGACCGTCGTCGTTCCCACCTACAACGAGGCGGGCAACCTCCCGGTGCTGGTCGAGCGGCTCCTCGCCCTCCCGCTGCCGGGGCTGAAGGTGCTCGTCGCCGACGACAACTCCCCCGACGGGACCGGCGAGGTGGCCGACAAGCTGGCCATCGAGCACCCGGACCGGGTCCAGGTCGTGCACCGCGCCGGCAAGGAGGGGCTCGGCCGGGCGTACGTGGACGGGATCGGGCGGGCGCTCGACGGCGGCGCCGACTACGTGGCGCAGATGGATGCCGACCTGTCGCACCCGCCGGAGGCGCTGCCCGGCATGCTGGGCGCGCTGCTCTCCACCCGGGCCGGCGTGGTCATCGGCTCCCGGTACGTGCCGGGCGGTCAGCTCGACGAGGCGTGGCCGCTCTACCGGCGGGCGCTCAGCGGCTGGGCCAACCTCTACGTGCACACCCTGCTGCAGGTGCGGATCCGCGACCTCACCGCCGGCTTCAAGATCTGGCGTGCCGACGCCCTGCGCGACATCGGGCTGGACCGGGTGCAGTCCAACGGCTACAGCTTCCAGGTGGAGATGCACTACCTCGCCACCAAGCTCGGGCACACCATCCTCGAGGTGCCGATCCGGTTCGAGGAGCGGCGGGAGGGCACGTCGAAGATGACCACCGCCACCAAGATCGAGAGCGCGCTGATGCCGTTCAAGCTGCGCGCCCGGCACCGCAACATCCAGCGCTGA
- a CDS encoding SRPBCC family protein — protein sequence MAIVEKVIDAPPQQVFDVLADGWTYSDWVVGTAHVRGVDDSWPRPGSQLHHRAGPWPFSLQDSSTVLACEPPRKLVLRAGLWPAGEATVVFTLKPAGEGATRVSIGEDFAAGPLRWVRNKLNDLVLHLRNKETLNRLSDIASRKKAAH from the coding sequence GTGGCGATTGTGGAGAAAGTGATCGACGCACCCCCGCAGCAGGTCTTCGACGTGCTGGCCGACGGGTGGACGTACAGCGACTGGGTGGTCGGCACGGCGCACGTCCGGGGCGTGGACGACAGCTGGCCCCGCCCGGGCAGCCAACTGCACCACCGCGCCGGGCCGTGGCCGTTCTCGTTGCAGGACTCCTCCACCGTGCTGGCCTGCGAGCCGCCGCGCAAGCTCGTCCTCCGGGCGGGGCTGTGGCCGGCTGGCGAGGCGACGGTGGTCTTCACCCTGAAACCGGCGGGCGAGGGCGCCACCCGGGTGAGCATCGGGGAGGACTTCGCCGCCGGGCCGCTGCGCTGGGTCCGCAACAAGCTCAACGACCTGGTGCTGCACCTGCGCAACAAGGAGACCTTGAACCGGCTCTCCGACATCGCCAGCCGGAAGAAGGCGGCCCACTGA
- a CDS encoding HAD-IIIA family hydrolase, with the protein MLLDRDGTLVEDVPYNGDPEKVRPVPGAREALDRLRAAGLRLGVVTNQSGLARGLFTAEELRRVNARVEELLGPFDTWQICPHGERDGCVCRKPAPGLVHVAAHALGTTPSRCVLVGDIGADMTAAGAAGAAGILVPTPATRSAEVSLAPTVVNDLPGAVTEILRRIGLVCGAPPAVRHGRVLVVRSDAAGDVLVTGPGIRAVAAGAQRVVLLCGPRGRAAADLLPGVDEVVEWPLPWIDGTPAPVDPHDMRRLTDRLAEVGADEAVIFTSFHQSPLPLALLLRMAGVHRISAISDDYPGSLLDVRHRVPAGVPEPERALSLAAAAGFPLPAGDEPGLRLRADALPPPPAGLGEPGYVVLHPGSSVETRACPPELATRIVRVLSAAGYRVVVTGGPDEQELTARVAGAGGLDLGGRTGLGELAAIIARAGALVVGNTGPAHLAAALAVPVISLFAPTVPFGQWGPYRVPTVRLGDAGAACRDSRATRCPVPGHPCLSAVEPGRVLEALRLLGVPADSPVGAGTVVAVPPRAPAVTSTGGGGR; encoded by the coding sequence GTGCTGCTGGACCGGGACGGCACCCTGGTCGAGGACGTGCCCTACAACGGGGACCCGGAGAAGGTCCGACCGGTGCCGGGCGCCCGGGAGGCCCTCGACCGGTTGCGCGCGGCCGGGTTGCGGCTCGGGGTGGTGACCAACCAGTCGGGGCTGGCCCGGGGACTGTTCACCGCCGAGGAGCTGCGCCGGGTGAACGCGCGGGTGGAGGAGCTGCTCGGGCCGTTCGACACCTGGCAGATCTGCCCGCACGGCGAGCGGGACGGCTGCGTCTGCCGCAAGCCGGCCCCGGGACTGGTGCACGTCGCGGCCCACGCGCTCGGCACGACCCCGAGCCGTTGCGTGCTGGTCGGTGACATCGGCGCCGACATGACCGCGGCCGGCGCGGCCGGCGCCGCCGGCATCCTGGTGCCCACGCCGGCGACCCGTTCGGCCGAGGTGTCGCTCGCGCCCACGGTGGTCAATGACCTGCCCGGCGCGGTGACGGAGATCCTGCGGCGGATCGGCCTGGTCTGCGGTGCCCCGCCGGCCGTCCGGCACGGGCGGGTGCTGGTGGTACGCAGCGACGCGGCCGGGGACGTGCTGGTCACCGGCCCCGGCATCCGGGCGGTGGCGGCCGGCGCGCAACGGGTGGTGCTGCTCTGCGGCCCGCGTGGGCGGGCCGCCGCCGACCTGCTGCCCGGCGTCGACGAGGTCGTCGAGTGGCCGCTGCCCTGGATCGACGGCACACCCGCCCCGGTGGACCCGCACGACATGCGCCGGCTCACCGACCGCCTCGCCGAGGTCGGCGCCGACGAGGCGGTCATCTTCACCTCGTTCCACCAGTCGCCGCTGCCCCTGGCGCTGCTGCTGCGGATGGCCGGCGTGCACAGGATCAGCGCGATCAGCGACGACTACCCGGGTTCCCTGCTCGACGTCCGGCACCGCGTCCCGGCCGGCGTACCGGAACCGGAACGGGCGCTGTCGCTGGCCGCCGCCGCCGGCTTCCCGCTGCCGGCCGGCGACGAACCGGGGCTACGGCTGCGCGCGGACGCGCTGCCACCGCCCCCGGCCGGGCTCGGTGAGCCCGGCTACGTCGTGCTGCACCCGGGCTCGTCGGTCGAGACCCGGGCCTGCCCGCCCGAGCTGGCCACCCGGATCGTCCGGGTGCTCAGCGCCGCCGGGTACCGGGTGGTGGTCACCGGCGGGCCGGACGAGCAGGAGCTGACCGCCCGGGTGGCCGGGGCCGGCGGGCTGGACCTGGGCGGTCGCACCGGACTCGGCGAGCTGGCGGCGATCATCGCGCGGGCCGGCGCGCTGGTGGTCGGCAACACCGGACCGGCGCACCTGGCCGCCGCGCTGGCGGTGCCGGTGATCAGCCTCTTCGCCCCGACCGTCCCGTTCGGGCAGTGGGGGCCGTACCGGGTGCCGACGGTCCGGCTCGGCGACGCCGGCGCGGCCTGCCGGGACAGCCGGGCGACCCGCTGCCCGGTGCCGGGCCACCCCTGCCTTTCCGCGGTGGAGCCGGGACGGGTCCTGGAGGCGCTGCGGCTGCTCGGCGTACCCGCCGACAGCCCGGTGGGCGCCGGGACGGTGGTCGCCGTCCCGCCACGCGCGCCCGCGGTCACCAGCACCGGCGGGGGCGGGCGATGA
- a CDS encoding glycosyltransferase: protein MNILLWHVHGSWTTSFVHGKHRYLVPVTPDRGPYGLGRARTYPWPESAVEVTPQQLRQTEVDVVLLQRPEEFDLACEWLGRRVGRDVPAIYVEHNTPKGDVPNTRHPMADRDDLLIAHVTHFNELFWDNGGTRTEVIEHGVVPPEVEWSGELDRLAVVINEPVRRWRVTGTDLLPRFAEIAPLDVFGMGVAGLAGRLGLPADRMASHDDIPQREMHAELARRRAYLHLCRWTSLGLSLIEAMTMGMPVVALATTEALEAVPASAGALSTRVDVLLEATRGFLEDPAAARRAGAKARVAAANRYGLDRFLADWDRLMEEETCASR, encoded by the coding sequence ATGAACATTCTCCTGTGGCACGTGCACGGGTCGTGGACCACGTCGTTCGTGCACGGGAAGCACCGGTACCTGGTGCCGGTCACGCCGGACCGCGGCCCGTACGGGCTCGGTCGGGCGCGGACCTATCCGTGGCCGGAGAGCGCCGTCGAGGTGACCCCGCAGCAGTTGCGCCAGACCGAGGTGGACGTGGTCCTGCTCCAGCGTCCCGAGGAGTTCGACCTGGCCTGCGAGTGGCTGGGCCGCCGGGTGGGACGGGACGTGCCGGCGATCTACGTCGAGCACAACACCCCCAAGGGGGACGTGCCGAACACCCGGCACCCGATGGCCGACCGCGACGACCTGCTGATCGCCCACGTCACGCACTTCAACGAGCTGTTCTGGGACAACGGCGGCACCCGGACCGAGGTCATCGAGCACGGCGTCGTCCCACCGGAGGTCGAGTGGAGCGGCGAGCTGGACCGGCTCGCGGTGGTGATCAACGAACCGGTGCGCCGGTGGCGGGTCACCGGCACCGACCTGCTGCCCCGGTTCGCCGAGATCGCCCCGCTGGACGTCTTCGGCATGGGGGTCGCCGGGCTGGCCGGCCGGCTCGGGCTGCCGGCGGACCGGATGGCCAGCCACGACGACATTCCGCAGCGCGAGATGCACGCCGAGCTGGCCCGCCGGCGGGCGTACCTGCACCTGTGCCGGTGGACCTCGCTCGGGCTGAGCCTGATCGAGGCCATGACCATGGGGATGCCGGTCGTCGCGCTCGCCACCACCGAGGCCCTGGAGGCGGTGCCGGCGTCCGCCGGCGCCCTCTCCACCCGCGTCGACGTCCTGCTGGAGGCGACCCGGGGGTTCCTCGAAGACCCGGCTGCCGCCCGCCGGGCGGGCGCCAAGGCCCGGGTGGCCGCCGCGAACCGCTACGGCCTGGACCGCTTCCTCGCCGACTGGGACCGGCTGATGGAGGAGGAAACATGCGCATCGCGATGA
- a CDS encoding glycosyltransferase — MRIAMISEHASPLAVLGGEDAGGQNTHVAELSAALAAAGHDVRVYTRRHAVDLPVTVRAPDGYDVVHVPAGPAEPVAKDALLPHMKEFGRWLVAQWQTGDWQPEVIHAHFWMSGLAALAAGRRTGVPVVQTYHALGTVKRRHQGVQDTSPRGRVRYERELGRSVDRVIAQCQDEVGELVRMGVPRARMTVVPSGVNLTTFAPLGPAAERDGDRPRILTVGRLVERKGFQDVIRATALVPGAECVVVGGPPAGLLETDPYALRLRSLAESCGVADRVKLIGAVPREEMGRWYRSADVLVAAPWYEPFGLTPLEAMACGVPVIGSAVGGLIDTVVDGRTGDLVPPRDAQALAAAINRLLTDRIRRLAYATAAQQRARRCYSWSTTAERLAEVYGAVAAVRRPVVA, encoded by the coding sequence ATGCGCATCGCGATGATCTCGGAGCACGCCAGCCCGCTCGCCGTCCTCGGCGGCGAGGACGCCGGCGGCCAGAACACGCACGTCGCGGAGCTTTCCGCCGCGCTCGCGGCCGCCGGCCACGACGTCCGTGTCTACACCCGCCGCCACGCCGTGGACCTGCCCGTGACGGTACGCGCGCCGGACGGCTACGACGTGGTGCACGTGCCCGCCGGCCCGGCCGAGCCGGTCGCCAAGGACGCGCTCCTGCCGCACATGAAGGAGTTCGGCCGGTGGCTGGTGGCGCAGTGGCAGACCGGCGACTGGCAGCCCGAGGTGATCCACGCGCACTTCTGGATGAGCGGCCTCGCCGCGCTGGCCGCCGGCCGGCGTACCGGGGTGCCGGTGGTGCAGACGTACCACGCGCTCGGCACGGTGAAGCGACGTCACCAGGGCGTGCAGGACACCAGCCCGCGCGGCCGGGTCCGCTACGAGCGGGAGCTCGGCCGGTCGGTCGACCGGGTGATCGCCCAGTGCCAGGACGAGGTCGGCGAGTTGGTGCGGATGGGCGTGCCCCGGGCCCGGATGACGGTGGTCCCGTCCGGGGTCAACCTCACCACCTTCGCGCCGCTCGGTCCCGCCGCCGAGCGGGACGGCGACCGGCCCCGCATCCTCACCGTCGGCCGGTTGGTGGAACGCAAGGGCTTCCAGGACGTCATCCGCGCGACGGCCCTGGTCCCCGGGGCCGAGTGCGTCGTGGTCGGCGGTCCGCCGGCCGGACTGCTGGAGACCGACCCGTACGCGCTGCGGCTGCGGTCCCTCGCCGAGTCGTGCGGGGTGGCCGACCGGGTCAAGCTGATCGGCGCGGTGCCGCGCGAGGAGATGGGCCGCTGGTACCGCTCCGCCGACGTCCTGGTCGCCGCCCCCTGGTACGAGCCGTTCGGGCTCACCCCGCTGGAGGCGATGGCCTGCGGCGTGCCGGTGATCGGCAGCGCGGTCGGCGGGCTGATCGACACCGTGGTCGACGGGCGGACCGGCGACCTGGTGCCGCCCCGGGACGCGCAGGCGCTGGCTGCCGCGATCAACCGGCTGCTCACCGACCGGATCCGGCGCCTGGCGTACGCCACGGCGGCCCAGCAACGGGCCCGCCGGTGCTACTCCTGGTCGACCACCGCGGAGCGGCTGGCGGAGGTGTACGGCGCGGTGGCGGCCGTGCGACGGCCGGTGGTCGCCTGA
- a CDS encoding D-sedoheptulose-7-phosphate isomerase, with protein MTAAGGTGGAAGTVLDAHLTSLAAALLPFRRSEQLLARWGAELAHRLATGGRLLVAGNGGSAAEAQHLTAELVGKLRDDREPLSAIALHAETSALTAIGNDYGYHEVFARQVRAHGRADDILLLMSTSGTSTNLLTAAHAGRDTGLRCWAFTGPAPNPLAEACQETLAIDSPDRQVVQELHLVAVHVLCEYVERMLPAALVARQPVPTGETRSGPVRTGVEVVLGDATGREVQAR; from the coding sequence ATGACGGCGGCCGGCGGGACCGGCGGCGCCGCCGGGACGGTGCTGGACGCCCACCTGACCAGCCTGGCCGCCGCGCTGCTGCCCTTCCGCCGGTCCGAACAGCTGCTGGCCCGCTGGGGCGCGGAACTGGCGCATCGGCTGGCCACCGGCGGCCGGCTGCTGGTGGCCGGCAACGGCGGCAGCGCCGCCGAGGCACAGCACCTCACCGCCGAACTCGTCGGCAAACTCCGCGACGACCGCGAACCGCTGTCCGCCATCGCCCTGCACGCCGAAACCTCCGCCCTGACCGCCATCGGCAACGACTACGGCTACCACGAGGTCTTCGCCCGCCAGGTTCGCGCCCACGGCCGAGCCGACGACATCCTCCTGCTCATGTCCACCAGCGGCACCAGCACCAACCTCCTCACCGCCGCCCACGCCGGCCGCGACACCGGCCTGCGCTGCTGGGCCTTCACCGGACCGGCCCCCAACCCGCTCGCCGAGGCCTGCCAGGAGACCCTCGCCATCGACTCGCCGGACCGGCAGGTGGTGCAGGAACTCCACCTGGTCGCCGTCCACGTGCTCTGCGAGTACGTCGAGCGGATGCTGCCGGCGGCGCTCGTCGCCCGGCAGCCGGTGCCGACCGGAGAGACCCGGTCCGGGCCGGTGCGCACCGGCGTCGAGGTGGTGCTCGGCGACGCCACCGGTCGGGAGGTCCAGGCCCGATGA